The Pseudomonas sp. FP2309 genome has a window encoding:
- a CDS encoding phosphotransferase family protein, giving the protein MALNDQSTQIRPGEELDASLIDPYLKAHIPGLSGTPTISQFPGGASNLTYLLEYPGQEFVLRRPPFGHKAKSAHDMGREFRILNRLKDGFPYCPKAYVHCTDESVIGAEFYVMERVNGIILRSDLPAELGLDATATQALCKSFIDKFVELHQVDYTACGLGDLGKPEGYVARQIRGWSERYEKALTPDAPKWEAVTAWLNDKMPADHPTSSIVHNDYRFDNVILDPHNPMQIIGVLDWELTTLGDPLMDLGNTLAYWIEAADPAPVQLMRRQPSNAPGMLTRRQFVDYYAERAGIQIDNFDFYYTYGLFRLAGIVQQIYYRFFHGQTQDKRFAQFIQMNKLLEQMSLNVIRQSAL; this is encoded by the coding sequence ATGGCGCTGAACGACCAATCGACCCAGATTCGCCCTGGCGAAGAACTTGATGCCAGCCTGATCGATCCCTACCTCAAGGCCCATATTCCAGGCCTGAGCGGCACCCCCACGATCAGCCAGTTTCCGGGAGGCGCGTCCAACCTGACCTACCTGCTGGAATACCCCGGCCAGGAATTCGTGCTGCGCCGCCCGCCCTTTGGCCACAAGGCCAAGTCCGCCCATGACATGGGCCGCGAATTCCGCATTCTTAACAGGCTTAAAGACGGTTTCCCGTATTGCCCCAAAGCCTATGTGCATTGCACCGACGAGTCGGTGATCGGCGCCGAGTTCTACGTGATGGAGCGCGTCAACGGCATCATCCTGCGCTCCGACCTGCCCGCCGAACTGGGGCTGGACGCCACGGCGACTCAGGCGCTGTGCAAAAGCTTTATCGACAAATTCGTCGAACTGCACCAGGTGGACTACACCGCCTGCGGTCTGGGCGACCTGGGCAAACCCGAAGGTTATGTGGCGCGCCAGATCCGCGGCTGGAGCGAGCGCTACGAAAAAGCCCTGACCCCCGACGCGCCCAAATGGGAAGCGGTAACCGCCTGGCTCAACGACAAGATGCCCGCCGACCACCCCACCTCGAGCATCGTGCACAACGACTACCGTTTCGATAACGTAATCCTCGACCCGCACAACCCGATGCAGATCATCGGCGTGCTCGACTGGGAACTGACCACCCTCGGCGACCCGCTGATGGACCTGGGCAACACCCTCGCCTACTGGATCGAAGCCGCCGACCCGGCACCGGTGCAATTGATGCGCCGCCAGCCGAGCAACGCCCCCGGCATGCTTACCCGTCGCCAGTTCGTCGACTACTACGCCGAACGCGCAGGCATCCAGATCGACAACTTCGACTTCTACTACACCTACGGCCTGTTCCGTCTGGCTGGCATCGTGCAGCAGATCTACTACCGCTTTTTCCATGGCCAGACCCAGGACAAACGCTTTGCGCAGTTCATTCAGATGAACAAACTGCTGGAGCAGATGAGCCTGAACGTCATTCGTCAATCAGCCCTCTGA
- a CDS encoding SDR family oxidoreductase — protein sequence MSKTHLFDLDGKIAFVSGASRGIGEAIAKLLAQQGAHVIVSSRKLEGCQHVADAIIADGGKATAVACHIGEMEQITQVFAGIREQFGRLDILVNNAATNPQFCNVLDTDLGAFQKTVDVNIRGYFFMSVEAGKLMRENGGGSIINVASINGISPGVFQGIYSVTKAAVINMTKVFAKECAEFGIRCNALLPGLTDTKFASALVKNDAILKMALAQIPLKRVADPSEMAGAVLFLASDASSYTTGVSLNVDGGFLS from the coding sequence ATGTCCAAGACTCATCTGTTCGACCTCGACGGCAAAATTGCGTTTGTGTCCGGCGCCAGCCGTGGCATCGGCGAGGCCATCGCCAAGTTGCTGGCCCAGCAAGGCGCCCACGTGATCGTATCCAGCCGCAAGCTCGAAGGCTGCCAGCACGTCGCCGACGCGATCATCGCCGACGGCGGCAAAGCCACGGCGGTGGCCTGTCACATCGGTGAGATGGAGCAGATCACTCAAGTGTTCGCCGGCATTCGCGAGCAGTTCGGTCGCCTGGATATCCTGGTCAACAACGCGGCCACCAACCCGCAGTTCTGCAACGTACTGGACACCGACCTGGGTGCGTTCCAGAAAACCGTTGACGTGAACATTCGCGGCTACTTCTTCATGTCGGTGGAAGCCGGCAAGCTGATGCGCGAAAACGGCGGCGGCAGCATCATCAACGTTGCGTCGATCAACGGCATCTCGCCGGGCGTGTTCCAGGGCATCTATTCGGTGACCAAGGCCGCCGTGATCAACATGACCAAGGTGTTCGCCAAGGAATGCGCCGAGTTCGGCATCCGTTGCAACGCCCTGCTGCCGGGCTTGACCGACACCAAGTTCGCCTCAGCCCTGGTAAAGAACGACGCCATCCTGAAAATGGCCCTGGCGCAGATCCCCCTCAAGCGCGTGGCCGACCCGAGCGAAATGGCGGGTGCGGTGCTGTTCCTGGCCAGTGACGCGTCCAGCTACACCACCGGCGTGTCGCTGAATGTGGACGGTGGTTTCCTGTCCTGA
- a CDS encoding PLP-dependent aminotransferase family protein, with amino-acid sequence MELHIVITGRKDLAAQLYQQLREAIATGRLCAGAQLPPSRLLAEQLGISRKTVSDTYANLTYEGLLVGRIGRGTFVNAWAPAPERELTATDLACAANLAKWQSLPTPMRHPTHDSLLRYEFIGGATSRQQFPQDEWRRCTQDALRRIAQNSGFYSQPEGLPSLRSAIAGHIAFSRGVKCGDDDIVVTNGAQQALDLLARVVLEPGSIVAMEDPGYSPARQLFMAMAARVAGVPVDDQGIVVEKIPDGTRLIYVTPSHQFPLGMPMSRARREALLARAFELGAIIIEDDYDSEFRYEGRPTDSLQSMDTRGVVTYVGTFSKTLLPELRLGYLVLPPAIHGALIKAKQLTDQHSSTLAQWALAKFISEGYLLKHIRRCHTVYAGRRERILQRLAGDLSPWFEAVPSVAGFHLAALCTVPVDIPQLVALARQAQVGLYPLEVFFHDAPVRAGLIIGFGAIETLDIDPALDKVRSILQQIA; translated from the coding sequence ATGGAATTGCACATCGTCATCACCGGCCGCAAGGACCTCGCCGCCCAGCTTTATCAGCAATTGCGCGAAGCCATCGCCACCGGGCGACTGTGCGCAGGCGCACAACTGCCGCCAAGCCGCCTGCTCGCCGAGCAGTTGGGTATCTCACGCAAAACCGTTTCCGACACCTACGCCAACCTGACGTACGAAGGCCTGCTGGTCGGCAGGATCGGTCGGGGCACCTTCGTCAATGCGTGGGCACCGGCACCTGAGCGTGAACTCACCGCCACCGACCTGGCCTGCGCCGCCAACCTGGCCAAATGGCAGTCGCTGCCCACCCCCATGCGCCACCCCACCCACGACAGCCTCCTGCGTTACGAATTTATCGGCGGCGCCACCAGCCGCCAGCAGTTCCCCCAGGATGAATGGCGCCGCTGCACCCAGGATGCGCTGCGGCGCATTGCGCAGAACAGTGGCTTCTACAGCCAGCCCGAAGGCCTGCCGTCGCTACGAAGTGCGATTGCCGGGCATATTGCGTTTTCCCGTGGCGTCAAATGCGGCGATGACGACATCGTCGTGACTAACGGCGCGCAGCAGGCGCTCGACCTGCTCGCCCGCGTGGTACTGGAACCGGGCAGCATCGTCGCCATGGAAGACCCCGGCTACAGCCCCGCGCGTCAGCTGTTCATGGCCATGGCCGCCCGCGTCGCCGGCGTGCCGGTGGATGACCAGGGCATTGTGGTCGAGAAGATTCCCGACGGGACGCGGTTGATCTATGTGACGCCATCCCACCAATTCCCCCTCGGCATGCCCATGAGCCGGGCGCGTCGTGAAGCGTTGCTGGCGCGCGCGTTCGAATTGGGGGCGATCATTATCGAGGACGATTACGACAGCGAATTCCGCTACGAAGGTCGCCCCACCGACTCGCTGCAAAGTATGGACACCCGTGGCGTGGTCACCTACGTCGGCACCTTCTCCAAAACCCTGCTGCCCGAGCTGCGCCTGGGCTACCTGGTGCTGCCGCCGGCGATCCACGGCGCGCTGATCAAAGCCAAGCAACTGACCGACCAGCACAGCTCCACGCTGGCGCAATGGGCGCTAGCCAAGTTCATCAGCGAAGGCTATCTGCTCAAGCATATTCGGCGCTGCCATACGGTGTATGCCGGGCGCCGTGAACGCATCCTGCAACGCCTGGCCGGGGATCTGTCGCCGTGGTTCGAGGCCGTGCCCAGCGTGGCCGGGTTCCATCTGGCCGCGCTGTGCACGGTGCCGGTGGATATTCCACAGTTGGTGGCATTGGCGCGCCAGGCGCAGGTAGGGTTGTATCCGCTGGAAGTGTTCTTCCACGACGCCCCCGTGCGTGCGGGGCTGATTATCGGTTTTGGCGCCATCGAAACCCTGGACATCGACCCGGCGCTGGACAAGGTGCGCAGCATTCTTCAGCAGATTGCCTAA
- a CDS encoding DNA-3-methyladenine glycosylase I: MDASGLITDPAGRTHCAWRTSAAEYPHYHDHEWGVPVAVDIQLYEKICLEGFQAGMAWITILRKREHFRQAFDGFDFRRVAQYGEADIERLMQDAGIVRNRAKIVSAINNARRACELVDETGSLARWLWTFEPGPQERPAVVDLAYWSGNPTSPASVRLSKALKKRGWTFVGPTTMYALMQAMGMVNDHLEGCLCRQRIEALRREFKRP; the protein is encoded by the coding sequence ATGGACGCATCAGGACTGATTACCGACCCGGCCGGACGCACCCATTGCGCGTGGCGCACGTCGGCAGCGGAGTATCCGCATTACCACGACCATGAGTGGGGCGTGCCGGTGGCGGTTGATATCCAGCTGTACGAGAAGATTTGTCTGGAAGGCTTCCAGGCGGGCATGGCGTGGATCACCATTCTGCGCAAGCGTGAGCACTTCCGGCAGGCGTTCGACGGCTTTGATTTTCGCCGGGTGGCGCAGTACGGCGAGGCAGATATCGAACGCTTGATGCAGGATGCGGGCATTGTGCGTAATCGGGCCAAGATTGTTTCTGCCATCAACAATGCGCGCAGGGCCTGTGAGCTGGTGGATGAAACCGGCTCGCTGGCGAGGTGGCTATGGACGTTTGAACCCGGCCCGCAAGAGCGTCCGGCCGTGGTGGACCTGGCTTATTGGTCGGGCAATCCCACCTCGCCGGCCTCGGTAAGGTTGTCCAAGGCCTTGAAAAAGCGTGGCTGGACGTTCGTGGGGCCGACCACGATGTATGCGTTGATGCAGGCGATGGGGATGGTCAACGACCATCTTGAAGGCTGCTTGTGCCGTCAGCGCATTGAAGCGCTGCGGCGCGAGTTCAAACGCCCCTGA
- a CDS encoding C4-dicarboxylate transporter DctA: MEIPPMLRWCSRSIFLQVVIGLMLGIACGLALPEFSSQLKPLGDGFIKLIKMLIGLIVFCVVVSGISGAGDLKKVGRIGLKSVIYFEVLTTIALVIGLVLAFSTGIGQGANIHLEQLSSAGLNELADKGQHIKGTSQFLMDLIPNSVIGAFAENNVLQVLLFSVLFGSALNLVGEAASGITRLINELSHVIFRIMGMIVRLAPIGVFGAIAFTTSTYGLDSLQHLGSLVGLFYLTCLAFVALILGAVMRLSGLRMLPLLKYLREELLIVMGTASSDAVLPQVMRKLEHLGIGSSTVGLVIPTGYSFNLDGFSIYLTLAIVFIANATGTPLSMTDLLTILLVSLITSKGAHGIPGSALVILAATLTAIPAIPVVGLVLVLAVDWFMGIGRALTNLIGNCVATVAIARWEKDIDIQRANKVLDGQQGYAFQAKKPVLPAHQEF; this comes from the coding sequence ATAGAGATCCCTCCCATGCTCAGATGGTGCTCGCGTTCGATTTTCCTGCAAGTCGTGATTGGTCTGATGCTCGGCATCGCCTGCGGCCTGGCCCTTCCCGAATTCTCTTCGCAACTCAAACCCCTGGGTGACGGCTTTATCAAGCTGATCAAAATGCTGATTGGCCTGATCGTGTTCTGCGTGGTGGTCAGCGGTATTTCCGGCGCCGGCGACCTGAAGAAAGTCGGGCGTATCGGCCTCAAGTCAGTGATCTACTTTGAGGTACTCACCACCATCGCCCTGGTGATCGGCCTGGTTCTGGCGTTCAGCACCGGCATCGGCCAAGGCGCCAACATCCACCTGGAGCAACTGTCCTCCGCCGGCCTCAATGAACTGGCCGACAAAGGTCAGCACATCAAAGGCACCAGTCAATTCCTGATGGACCTGATCCCCAACTCGGTGATCGGCGCATTTGCCGAGAACAACGTGCTGCAAGTGCTGCTGTTCTCCGTACTGTTCGGCAGCGCGCTGAACCTGGTGGGCGAAGCGGCTTCCGGCATCACTCGGCTGATCAACGAGCTGAGCCACGTCATTTTCCGCATCATGGGCATGATCGTGCGTCTGGCGCCGATCGGCGTGTTCGGCGCCATCGCCTTCACCACCAGCACCTACGGGCTGGATTCGCTGCAACACTTGGGCAGCCTGGTGGGCTTGTTCTACTTGACCTGCCTGGCGTTCGTCGCACTGATCCTCGGCGCGGTGATGCGCCTGTCAGGGCTGCGCATGCTGCCGCTGCTCAAGTACCTGCGTGAAGAACTGCTGATCGTCATGGGCACTGCCTCCTCCGATGCCGTGCTGCCGCAGGTCATGCGCAAACTCGAACACCTGGGCATCGGCAGCTCCACCGTGGGCCTGGTGATTCCAACGGGGTATTCGTTCAACCTCGACGGTTTCTCGATCTACCTGACCCTGGCTATCGTGTTTATCGCCAACGCCACCGGCACGCCGTTGTCGATGACCGACTTGCTGACCATCCTGCTGGTCTCGCTGATCACCTCCAAAGGCGCCCATGGCATTCCGGGCTCCGCGCTGGTGATTCTGGCGGCAACGCTCACCGCCATTCCGGCGATTCCAGTGGTGGGCCTGGTGCTGGTACTGGCGGTGGACTGGTTCATGGGCATCGGCCGCGCATTGACCAACCTGATCGGCAACTGCGTCGCTACCGTAGCCATCGCCCGCTGGGAAAAGGACATCGACATCCAGCGCGCCAACAAGGTGCTCGACGGCCAGCAAGGGTACGCCTTCCAGGCCAAGAAGCCGGTACTGCCGGCGCATCAGGAGTTTTGA
- a CDS encoding FadR/GntR family transcriptional regulator, with the protein MISTSTVVNSVVEKLRAALARGQWRRGEMLPGQRELAEQMGISRPSLREAVIVLETLGLVRSMPGKGVVVLETSVSEPQSSDAVADASLEDILQLRYTLEPFIVGLVAQSISSKEVGQLRLTLMDMREALDAGDAEAGMNAYLGFHEELFALTSNPIFQNVVQQTSNALKQSAQVLRNSPEHLAERLQENEAVVRAIRNKNSALASAEMRRHILQEGLRMGIALNIPDDHLGS; encoded by the coding sequence GTGATCAGCACCTCAACCGTCGTCAATTCAGTCGTAGAAAAACTGCGCGCCGCCCTGGCGCGGGGCCAGTGGCGCCGCGGCGAGATGCTCCCCGGCCAGCGCGAACTGGCCGAACAGATGGGTATCAGCCGCCCCAGCCTGCGCGAGGCGGTGATCGTGCTGGAAACCCTCGGACTGGTGCGTTCAATGCCCGGCAAAGGCGTGGTGGTGCTGGAAACCAGCGTCAGCGAACCACAGTCAAGCGACGCGGTGGCCGACGCCAGCCTCGAAGACATCCTGCAACTGCGCTACACCCTGGAGCCGTTCATTGTTGGCCTGGTGGCCCAGTCCATCAGCAGCAAGGAAGTCGGGCAACTGCGCCTGACCCTGATGGACATGCGCGAAGCCCTCGACGCAGGTGACGCCGAAGCGGGCATGAACGCCTACCTCGGCTTCCACGAAGAACTGTTCGCCCTCACCTCCAACCCGATCTTCCAGAACGTGGTGCAGCAGACCAGCAACGCGCTCAAGCAAAGCGCCCAAGTGCTGCGCAACTCCCCCGAGCACCTGGCCGAACGCCTTCAGGAAAACGAAGCGGTGGTGCGCGCCATCCGCAACAAGAACAGCGCCCTGGCCAGTGCCGAGATGCGTCGGCACATCCTTCAGGAAGGCCTGCGCATGGGCATCGCCCTGAACATCCCGGATGACCATCTGGGCAGCTGA
- a CDS encoding GntR family transcriptional regulator has protein sequence MTAHALQREPLLPALRLVAGKKPSVDDIYPRLFDAILEQRIAPASRFTEESLGESFGVSRSVIRRVLAKLSHQQVIILRPNQRAQVAAPDAQQARQILEARRMTEITVVKLACAQATSAQIRQLRELIARERDCIERDQRGPAIRLSGEFHLQLAVMAGNGPLAQFLNSLVPLTSLIIAQLEARACTYCAWQEHVAIVDAIEHRDSNTAVTLMTQHLDHLESKLLKRH, from the coding sequence ATGACCGCCCACGCCCTGCAACGCGAGCCGCTCCTCCCCGCCCTGCGCCTGGTGGCCGGTAAAAAGCCTTCGGTGGATGACATCTATCCACGGCTGTTCGACGCAATCCTCGAGCAGCGCATCGCGCCCGCCAGCCGCTTTACCGAGGAAAGCCTGGGTGAAAGCTTTGGTGTGAGTCGCAGCGTGATCCGCCGGGTGCTGGCCAAGCTGTCCCATCAGCAGGTAATCATCCTGCGCCCCAACCAGCGCGCCCAAGTGGCGGCGCCGGATGCCCAGCAGGCGCGGCAGATCCTCGAAGCGCGGCGCATGACCGAAATCACCGTGGTGAAACTGGCGTGTGCCCAGGCCACGTCCGCACAGATACGCCAACTGCGCGAGTTGATCGCCCGCGAACGCGACTGCATAGAGCGCGACCAACGTGGACCGGCGATTCGCTTGTCGGGGGAGTTTCACCTGCAACTGGCGGTGATGGCGGGGAACGGTCCGTTGGCGCAGTTCCTCAACAGCCTCGTGCCGTTGACGTCGCTGATTATCGCGCAACTGGAAGCCAGGGCCTGCACGTATTGCGCGTGGCAGGAGCACGTGGCGATTGTGGATGCGATTGAGCACCGGGACTCGAACACCGCGGTGACACTGATGACCCAGCACCTGGATCACCTGGAAAGCAAATTACTCAAGCGCCACTGA